One window from the genome of Salvia miltiorrhiza cultivar Shanhuang (shh) chromosome 7, IMPLAD_Smil_shh, whole genome shotgun sequence encodes:
- the LOC130992166 gene encoding mediator of RNA polymerase II transcription subunit 19a isoform X2 has translation MDSDYKKFGRGPRELTGAVDLLSHYKLLPHYDFFCKRSLPVPIADTHYLHNVVGDTEIRKGEGMQLGQLIQDSSLSRENNTRIQPFDLDVLREAFQLRETAPVDLPPSEKGTPTIAGKPKNESKDKEKKHKKHKDRDKDKDKEHKKHKHRHKDRSKDKDKEKKKDKSGHHDSGNDHSKRHHEKKRKHDGDEDGGDIHKHKKSKHKSSKIDDMGAIKVAG, from the exons ATGGATTCTGATTACAAGAAGTTTGGAAGAG GGCCTAGAGAACTTACAGGTGCTGTGGATCTTTTAAGCCACTACAAGTTGTTACCTCACTATGATTTCTTCTGCAAGAGGTCACTTCCTGTGCCAATAGCAGACACCCACTACCTTCACAATGTTGTCGGAGACACAGAAATCAGAAAGGGGGAGGGGATGCAGTTGGGCCAGCTCATTCAAGATTCTTCCTTATCTAGAGAAAATAATACACGTATACAACCTTTTGACCTAGATGTTCTCAGGGAAGCCTTTCAGCTAAGGGAAACGGCTCCAGTTGATCTTCCTCCT TCCGAGAAGGGCACTCCTACCATTGCTGGGAAACCAAAGAATGAGTCTAAAGATAAGGAGAAGAAACATAAGAAGCATAAGGACAGAGACAAGGACAAGGATAAAGAGCACAAAAAGCACAAACATCGGCATAAAGATCGAAGCAAAGACAAGGACAAGGAGaagaaaaaagataaaagtggACATCATGATTCTGGAAATGACCACTCAAAAAGACATCATGAGAAG AAGAGGAAGCACGACGGAGATGAGGATGGCGGTGATATTCATAAACACAAGAAAAGTAAG CACAAGAGCTCAAAGATAGATGATATGGGAGCAATAAAGGTTGCAGGCTGA
- the LOC130992166 gene encoding mediator of RNA polymerase II transcription subunit 19a isoform X1, which yields MDSDYKKFGRGPRELTGAVDLLSHYKLLPHYDFFCKRSLPVPIADTHYLHNVVGDTEIRKGEGMQLGQLIQDSSLSRENNTRIQPFDLDVLREAFQLRETAPVDLPPSEKGTPTIAGKPKNESKDKEKKHKKHKDRDKDKDKEHKKHKHRHKDRSKDKDKEKKKDKSGHHDSGNDHSKRHHEKKRKHDGDEDGGDIHKHKKSKVKRGQQSNLSFNMALLHVTLIFIFMHLSFIFLNFFHNHTSSTCNYAAQELKDR from the exons ATGGATTCTGATTACAAGAAGTTTGGAAGAG GGCCTAGAGAACTTACAGGTGCTGTGGATCTTTTAAGCCACTACAAGTTGTTACCTCACTATGATTTCTTCTGCAAGAGGTCACTTCCTGTGCCAATAGCAGACACCCACTACCTTCACAATGTTGTCGGAGACACAGAAATCAGAAAGGGGGAGGGGATGCAGTTGGGCCAGCTCATTCAAGATTCTTCCTTATCTAGAGAAAATAATACACGTATACAACCTTTTGACCTAGATGTTCTCAGGGAAGCCTTTCAGCTAAGGGAAACGGCTCCAGTTGATCTTCCTCCT TCCGAGAAGGGCACTCCTACCATTGCTGGGAAACCAAAGAATGAGTCTAAAGATAAGGAGAAGAAACATAAGAAGCATAAGGACAGAGACAAGGACAAGGATAAAGAGCACAAAAAGCACAAACATCGGCATAAAGATCGAAGCAAAGACAAGGACAAGGAGaagaaaaaagataaaagtggACATCATGATTCTGGAAATGACCACTCAAAAAGACATCATGAGAAG AAGAGGAAGCACGACGGAGATGAGGATGGCGGTGATATTCATAAACACAAGAAAAGTAAGGTAAAAAGAGGACAACAATCAAATCTCAGTTTCAATATGGCTCTTTTGCATGTGACTTTGATTTTCATCTTTATGCACCTTTCATTCATTTTCCTGAACTTCTTTCACAATCATACATCATCTACATGTAATTATGCAGCACAAGAGCTCAAAGATAGATGA